CTGGTTGGTCATCTGGAGGTCTACCATCATGTTTTCGTAGACCTTCCCCAGACGAATCATGGCGGCCGTGGAGAGCATGTTGAGCACCAGCTTCTGAGCGGTACCACTTTTCATGCGCGTAGACCCCATGATGACCTCTGGACCAACTACCGGGCAGATGGCTACGTCCACCTCCAGCGGAAATTCCTCACGAGGAGTACAGGTAATAAAAATTGTGCGGCAGCCCAGCGCGCGCGCGTAGCGAATCGCACCGACAACATAGGGGGTGCGTCGGCTGGCAGCTAAACCGCAGACCACGTCGCGTGGCGTAACACCAGCCCGCTGCAAGTCGCGCGCACCATCTTCTTCCCGATCTTCGGCCCCTTCCTGCGCCCGAAAGACCGCCTGCGGGCCTCCTGCAATCAGGCCTTGCACCATCTCGGGAGGCGTGCCAAACGTAGGTGGACATTCCGCCGCGTCCAGAATACCCAGCCGGCCGCTGGTACCGGCCCCTACGTAGAAAAGGCGGCCCCCTCGCTTGAACGCCTCAACAATCAGGTGCACAGCCTGCTCGATATAAGGTATTTCACGCCGGACTGCAATGGGTACCAGGTGATCCTCGGTATTGATAATCTCCAGGATTTCGCGCACCGGAGCCGTATCGATGCGCATGGAATGGGGATTTCGCTGCTCCGTGGCCAGCGCTTTGAGCTCTTCAAACAGCGAGGGACGATCCATAGGTGCGACGGCGTTGCCTGTACCACCAGAATAACACGCCCATGCCAACCCCGAGGAGCAGCAACAGGATCCAGGCCCAGGGCAATGGGGGACGGGTACGTGGAGTTAGCGGCAACACGCGCGGAACGCCAAAAAAGGCCGGGGCTGCCCAGTAAAAAGGACTCCGCTGCTCGTCTGAAGCAGCCGCCAGAAAATCTAGCCGGGCCTGCTGAAGCGCTCGGTCCAACGGCAAACCCGCAGCGAGATGGGCATAGAACCGATCCATTAGAGTGGCCATGGAACGATCTTCTACCAGCCAACGCGTGGCGACGACACCACGAGCGCCCGCCGCCAGAATTGCATATTGCAGCCCTTCCAGACCCTCCCCAGGAAGCACCTCGCCAGCAGCCGTGTTGCAGCCGCTGAGCACAACCAGCTCAGCCGAAAGGGGGGACCACAACAGCTCGTGGAGAAAAAGGATTCCGTCATCCCCGGGAGCGGGCGACAGCACAATGGCATGGTAGGCCGAACTGGTCGGGTGCAACAAGACATGCGAGGCCAGATGCAACACGCGGCTTTGCTGAGCTGCCTGACGAAAGCGCGGCTCCGTAGCCCACTGGTTTTCCCAGCGCTGCGTGCGCGCAAAGTGTTGCGTTACCCGTTCCAACTCCTCATGCACGCCTGGCAAATCAGGCAGCGGCTGCCGGCGAAAAACAACAGGCAACGCTGCCTGCAGGCGAGGATCGTTGGAAAAACGGGAGCGCCCCAGGCTGCTAATGTCTATCTGGGCCGTAGATGCCTTTGTGCTATCCAGCAGTAACCTGAGCGCCGGCAAAATACTGATAGGATGACGTTCCGTCAGGTAGGTGGCCTGGTCGTATTCATAGGGACCGTTTAAATCAAGCACCAGCGCAGCAAACGGCAGTTGAAAAAGGAGTCCATCGGGGATAATAAACAGGGGCGTCTCAGGTGGGATATGCGGAAGCGCCGGGGCAACAAGCTGCTGAAAAAGCTGATGGAGGACACGCAGGTTAAAATAACGAGCCGCCCGTACGGAGCGCATGCGCTGCGGGGCAAACACCGGACTGACGCGTTGCAGCAGATGCTCCAGACTGTCTGGCGTGAGGGCTAACGGAAAGAAGCGTAACGTGTCGGGCGTCAGCAAAAAGAGTCCGCTAATGGTATCAATGAAGTAGATCAGGGCAACCGCCTGAACCTGCGCCAGCCGTTGCTGCAGACGCGCAAGCGGGGTTTCCGGATGCAGCAGCGGCAGCGTCAGCAAATTGCGCAACCGAAGTTCAAGAGTCGCCTCGTGGCTTTTCAAAG
This DNA window, taken from Rhodothermus profundi, encodes the following:
- the murQ gene encoding N-acetylmuramic acid 6-phosphate etherase, encoding MDRPSLFEELKALATEQRNPHSMRIDTAPVREILEIINTEDHLVPIAVRREIPYIEQAVHLIVEAFKRGGRLFYVGAGTSGRLGILDAAECPPTFGTPPEMVQGLIAGGPQAVFRAQEGAEDREEDGARDLQRAGVTPRDVVCGLAASRRTPYVVGAIRYARALGCRTIFITCTPREEFPLEVDVAICPVVGPEVIMGSTRMKSGTAQKLVLNMLSTAAMIRLGKVYENMMVDLQMTNQKLRERAKRTVMIVTGLDYEDASRLLEEAGGHVKTAIVMALAGVSAQEARQRLARADGFVRAAIADEGPPPA